A stretch of DNA from Flavobacteriaceae bacterium MAR_2009_75:
TCTGGCAAATTATAGCTCAAACTAAGTTCTCTAAGTTTGACAAAAGAACCATCTTCAACAAACTCTTCGAAAATACCGGCTTGGGCACCTCCATATCCTTTTGGTAAATTGCCTAACAATTCTTCACCAACATTCGAGCCTCCACCGAAGATTACATTGTCTAATAATCTCCGGTTCCAATTGAAAATATCAAAACCTTGAACGGCATCAAATTGAACACGAAGTGATAAGTTTTTGTATGAGAACTCATTTATTAATGAGCCGAACCATTCGGGATTCGGATCCCCAATAACTTTTGATGATGAACCGTCTTCAGTGGTACCCGCAAATGGGTAACCATCTGCATCTAAAGAAATGCTGCCATCAGCATCTCTAGCGTAGAACTGTCTGTAGAAAACACCTAGAGGCTCTCCTTCGATTACATAGTTTGTAGAAAAACTACCTGCTAAAGCAAATTGGCCACCGCCAGCTACGCTCGTAACCACATTGTTATTTTTAGAGTAGGTCGCGGTTACGTCCCATGAGAAATCTTGACTTTTAACTGGAGAGCCTTTTAATAAAAGTTCTAATCCCTCATTTTCTAGATTGCCCACATTTTCTATACGTGAAGAAAAACCTGTTGATGGAGAAAGCTCCCTAGGTAATAAAAGATCAGTAACTTCTTGTTTATAATACGTAAACTCTAGACCCAGGCGATTGTTGAAAAACCCGGCGTCAATACCGAATTCATATTCTTCTTGCCGTTCTGGGGCAATATCGAGATCACCCTGTTGGGTCGAAGGTACCAAACCAGGAGATCCATTAATTGAAATAGGGTTAAGTAAGGTAAAGCGCTGGAATGCGGAAAGTGCAGTGAGATTTCCTGCTTGCCCCCATGAACCCCTCAACTTAAGTGTACTGAATGTATCACCAAAAGTATTTTGCCAAAAATCTTCTTCTGAAATGATATAAGAAAGACTGGCTTTTGCGTACAATTGGCTTCTCTCATCCTTACCAAAAGTTGAAGCCCCGTCACTTCGTAGAGCACCGTTTACGTATAGCTTATCTTTATAGCTAAAGGTTTGTTGAACAAAAGCACCCCAATACGAAATTTGAGACCTGCTTTCACCTTGCTCGACAATACTACCGCTTGTGGCCGTTTCTACGATTGGGGGTAATCCGTTGGCATTAATACCGACCCTATCAAATTCTTCATACTGCCATGATCCGCCTAGAGTTGTGGTAGAAGAGATGTCTTCGCTCAAATCAGCTTTGTAGGTTAAGTTCAAATCGCTGTTGTACTGAAAATTATTTAAATCTGAACGTCGCGCAAACCCATCACCATTAGGGGAGGTGTTATTAATTGGGATAAAAGCGGTTGCAGATTGGTTGAAAAAGTCAAGACCTAAAGTATAATTAGCGGTGAAATTTTCTGTAATCTGTGCATCTAGACCTACACTTGTAATGATACGATTTACCTTCTGACCAAAATCAAAACGGTTTACGGCTTCGGCCGGATTGGTTCTAGGAACCAATAACGACGTTATAGGGTATACGCCTGACTCATTAGGGGAAGGGTCGATAGAGTTGTCACTAAAAACAAACCCGGTTATGGCCCCATATGCAGAATTTATACCACCATTCGGTATTTCTTTGCTATTGCTTCGCACATAATTTAACCCTGCGTTGACACTAAGCCAATCAAATGCCTTTTGGGTTAGATTAGCCTTAAACCCGACTCTTTGAAAACTTGTGTTCTTTATAATACCTTCATTATCTAAATGAGAAGCGGATAAAAAGTAAGAGGTTTTATCGTTACCACCACTGACGGAAAGGTAATTTTCAATACCAAAGGCAGATTCAAAGAAATCATCCTGCAAATCATAACGTGTTGTAGGAACAGTAGCCAAATTCGTTCTGTCGAATGGATCTTCCCAAGCTAAAGGCGCCGTGTTATAATCTATTGTTTTTCTAAGCTCATTAACTTTAGCATTCGTAGAAAAGCTAAACCTCGGTTCTCCCGATTTTCCTTTTTTAGTAAAAATTTGAACTACCCCATTACTTGCACGAGAACCATATATCGCTGCTGCTGCTGCACCTTTAATAATTTCGATACGTTCGACATCGTTTGGATTTAAATCAGCGAGGCGGTTTTGAGTGTTACCCCCGGTATCTATCAACTCTGCACTGGAGTTACTTACAATTATACCGTCAACGATGTATAGAGGGTCAGAACTACCTAGAACTGTACTAGGCCCCCGCAATCTAATACTGATACCACCGGCCGGGTCACCGGAATTCTGTTGCACGAGTGCTCCTGTAATCTTACCAGAAATCGCTTGATCTACCGCAGTTGCCCCATTATTTACCAGATCTTCAGACTTTACCGAGGAGATGGCATTACCAAGTGTTCTCTTATTAACGCCAACAGTACTTCCGGTTACCACAACTTCATCAAGACTAAGTAAATCTTCCGTCAATACGATATCGGTTACGATATTTTGGGCTGTACCTAGGTTTATTTTTGTCCGTTTTGTTGAATAGCCTAGATAGCTGGCCAACAAAGTAAACTCTCCATCTTCGAGAGTAGCTTTAAATACATAGTTACCATCAAAATCGGTAACCGCTCCAAAGGAAGTGTTTTCAAGGAATACAGAAACACCGGGAATTGGAGTATTGTCATTGCCATCGGAGACAACACCGGTAAAAGTGTAGTCAGTTTGACCAAAGGCCAAAGAACTACCGACCATCATTACTAAAAGAAAAGACCAAAACGGCACTTTACTTTTAAAAGGGTTTGTTTTTTTCATAGAATTCTCGAGTTAGTTAGCAAAACCAATTTGTTCCCCAGTAGAAAATAGAAGGGAAATAGAATCATCTTCATGGTAAAAGTAATAAAAAATATCACTTTGCAACATTTTGCAATATTTTTTTGCAAAAACTCGAAATTTATATACTTTCACTATTGATTTGAAGATATACCTCTACTATAAGTTATATATTTCGCATAATCATAACCAATCACATTAGCATCAAATTACATGCTGAAACAAGAAAGACAACGGGTAATCATTAATGAAGTTGCCCTTCATAATAGGGTTTTGCTCACAGATATTGCAGAGGTATTAAATGTATCGGTAGACACCATAAGAAGGGATGTTATTCAACTCGATACTGAAAAAAAAATAAAGAAGGTACATGGTGGCGCTATTTCTTTAAGTTATGCTAATGACGGAATTCAACAAGACAATGTTTATGCCCTAAATAAAAAGATTACTATAGCAAAAAAGGCTATTCAACTTTTAAAAAGTGGTAACGTCATCATTATTCATGGGGGAACTACCTGTTTGGAACTCGCAAAAAATATACCGTCGAACATTAGTCTTACTTGTTTCACCATGAGTTTACCCATAGCCTTAGAACTGGCTAAAAAACCAAAGGTAGAAGTGATTATCGTTGGTGGCACTTTGTCTAAAGAATCACTGATTTCCTCTGGCGCCAATGCCATTCACAACCTTTCTAAAATCAAAGTCGACTATAGTTTTATTGGCACAGGCTATGTTGATGCCGAGTACGGACTGACAGAATTTGACTGGGAAAGCGTTCAAGTAAAAAAAGCCGTAATTCAATCTTCTAAAAAAGCTGTATTACTAACCATTTCAGAAAAACTGAATTCACAAAACCGCTATAAGACCTGTGATTTACAAGAGATATCGATTATGGCTACCGAACTAAATGCCAGTGACGATAAGCTCATGAATTTCAGAGAAAAGAATGTAGTATTATTGTAGATTCATTTTCAAAACTAGACCTAATAAATAAAAATTACATAAGAAAAGCCAGTACCCTATCTGGAATCCATGGTATAATTTCTGCTTCTACTGTTTCACAGGAGTTTTATCAAAGAACCATTTTCAATTTAGCTAATTGAATTTTTAAGCGCTTTAGCAATCACCTTTTAATGGCTCCCGAGGTATCGCCTTCCATTAAACTGGTCACATTTTCTAAAGACACCATATTAACATCACCGGGAACGGTATGTTTTAAGGCACAGGCTGAGGAAGCAAAATTCAGGGCTTGAAGGTCGTTATCGTAATGTAGCAAACCGTAAATGAGACCAGAAGCGAAAGCGTCACCGGTACCGACACGATCAATGACGGGGGTAATGTTCAGGGTTTCCGTTTTAATATACTCCTCTCCATTCCACATTTTACCCTGTATTTGCTGATGCGAAGCACTGATTGATTTTCTGGTTTTACCCACTACTTTCTTAATCTTCGGAAATTTGTCCATTAGTTTTTTGGAAGCCTCCCTAAACTTATCCTCCGGGGCCGCTACCCCGAACATTTCGTGTATTCCTCGGCTACTCGTAATTACCACATCACAGTTTTGAACCAATTCCGGCATCACCTCTTGCATAGTCTTACCATATTTCCACATATTATCACGAGAATTAATATCACCGGAGACCTTAATGCCCATTTTGTTGGCAGTTTTGATAGCCTCTAAGCAGCATTTTGCCGCTCCCTCAGAAATAGCAGGTGTAATTCCTGTCCAATGAAACCAGTCTGCCCCTTTAAGAGCTTGCTGCCAATCTATCATCGAAGGTTCAATAAGTGAAAAAGCGGAGCCCTCCCTTTCATAGATTACCTCACTTGATCGATGCGCCGCTCCTTTTTCCAAAAAATACTTCCCCAACATGTTGCCACCATAAATCACATGTTCGGTACTTAACCAGTGCTTACGTAAAAACTGGGTAGCCGCCTTACCCAAAGCATTGTTCGGAAAACGCGTCACATGTGCCGCTTTCATGCCCAAATAAGCACACGAAATGGCCACATTCGCTTCACCGCCACCGTAGACGAGTTCTAAAGAGGTTGCTTGGGCAAATTTAGAATAGCCCGGTGGGGATAATCGCATCATTACCTCCCCAAACGTGATTAGCTTTTTAGGCATCCTAGCTTTCAGTTTTAATTCCTTTACAAAAGTGAGGGCAAATTCTCAACATTGAATAAGCACTATTTTTTATCATCGGTACTGGTAGGCTTATGTGTCTTAAGCCATTCTTGACCTTCTTTTGTCAAGAAAAAATCCATCCACATATAATTCATTCTCTTATTATCATGCACCGTAACACCATGGCTGGAGCCAATAGGAATATGTAACAATGAGTATTGCTTTAATTCTGTTGAGACATCATCTGCATGCACGATAATATCATTATCTGACAGACCTAAAAAAAGTTGGTCTAGCATCGGGTGCTCATGAGCACCAACTTTATCCGGCCCCATGGCCTCGACCGTACCCAATGAAACCCTAGGAACAATATCAGCCGGAAGCACCGTTCTACTAGTAGTGTTAGGGCTCTTTATTTTTTCGGTATATGGTTCGCAATCTACGAATCTTGTGTAGAAAAGGTCATATTTGTTCTTCTCCGGAAAATTCTTCAAATCTTCTAGGTCTTGTTTCGACAACTTCTTGGTAAACTGTAAAAAATGTAGTTGTTCGTTCTCTGGCACTTGTATTTTAATACTATTACTTCCGTTCATAGGTATGGCAATAGATTCAGGTGCAACATCTTGAATTATTGTATCTGTTTTTATAGTTGCGTTGCCGGTCATAAACAAAAACATCGTTACATTTTCATCTGTTAGACTGATTGTTTTTGTCGTCGGCCCCTGATAGGCAATATGCTCGATTTTCGTTTCGGCTATTTCACCCTTCAACAACTCTTCTGTAAAAACGGACTCTCCATCTGGCATCACCATATTCATATCTTGAACGACTATTTCAGGTGAACTGTTGCAGGATGAAAAAAGAATACCAAATACAAAACATAGACTAATGAAGTAATTTTTAAAAATTTGAAAACTGTTCATGGTTTAAACTTTTTGATATCGTTAATACAACAATTTCAACTCAATATTCTGTTGCACTTCAATTTTTCCCGAGTTCGAAATTTCATTACCGGAATGGGTATTGTTTTTGGCACCCCATAACAACGCCACTAATTTCACTTGGTTGTTTTGAAAAGTATTATCCTCTAAATTCACATTTATAATACCTGGTGTTTTAATCAATGTAGAACTTTTATCGCTACTTCCACTAGCCGTGAATGTTGAGTTTTTCACTGTTAAGTAACCGCCGATAGTAGACTCGTCATATCCGCCACGGTAAAAATGAATTACATTTTGGTCTACATTTTTAAACTCGCAAGAATCGAAAGTTACCATCTCAGCGTTATAGTTGCCTTTTTCCTCAGCTGCGAGAACAAATCCGTTTTTACAATTTTGAATTAAAGAGTTTTTGAAATCAAGGGAATCGGCGAAGGAACCCGTAGTAGCTTTCAATACATATTCAAAATCTTCAATGACACAATTTTCGATGTCTAAGTTATATGCGGATGACATATTTTTCTCCAGTGGGGCAAAAGCCAATTGATTCTCTTGACCCGTAAGTGTAACATTATTCATATGCAACACTCCTGTTGGATTCATTTGGAAGGCAGGCGTATTTTCTTTTCCCTCATATACTATTTGCACCTTATCATTTGACTTACTGCGAATGGTGATGTTTTTGTCAATTTTAAGGGAAGTTTTCAAAGTATAAACCTCATCAGAAAGTTCAACAACATCTCCATCTTTAGCCTGAGTAATAGTATTTTGCAGTTCACCCTCCGCCGATGTAGCACTCAATATATTCGGTTCGGAAGCCTCTTTATCGGGAGAAAACCATTCTGGGCCATACTTAGTTCTATCAATTTCATAGTTATTGGCCCTAGACAAATCAGCTATCGCCCCCACTCTATTTTTATCACCTCTTGATGAACCAAAAAGATCTTTTTCTATTCTTTTAAAATCATAACCATCGAATACTTCGGCGAGTATATCGTCTTGCCCCTCTTCAGGAACGAACAACCATTCGTTTACCTGCTTAACTTTGACCTCTTCATTCTGTAAAGATTCAAATTGATTAAATGCACTGCCATAATTATCAAGAATATTATTTTCGAAAAGAACACCATTAATATCATCATGATTTACTACTGGCGACTTATCTGCTTTGGTATTGTAAATAAAGTTATTGGCAATGGTGGTGCGAATTGGAGGGGCCGAACGAATTTCACTTGCGGGAAGCACATCGGCACTCGCTTTGTTTTGCCCAACCCCAATTTGCCAAGGTGATAAACAGTCGACCCAAGTATTATACGCAACTACCGCATCTGTAACTTGCTTATAACGATTTAATGATGATTTCGGGATACCGTTCATAACAGCCAGTGAACTTCTGAACTCCTCGCCCCTGATTTTATAGAAATAGTTATTGGTGATCCAATGCCCGGTATTGACCAACCTAATGCCGCCATAGAAGTTAGAATCATCGCCACCGATGAAAATATTACCATCTACAGTGGCATAATCGGCATGTCTTAGTACCAGTGAGCCTTCACATTTATAAAATATGTTGTTGGTAAACGAGTTAAAATTCGTCTTATCTGAAATAATCTCTACCTCCCCATTACAGGCCTCAAAAAAATTATTGGAAACGTTCACGTAACCTGGCGTCATTGAGGTTTCACTACCGCCTGTTCTTAAAGTCTCCGCTCTTGGACCGCCCTTTCTTGGTCTTGGGCCAAAATAATTATTTACAATTTGATGATGATTGTTCGTGTTTTCATTACCGGTGTGATAGACCATTAATGTAACCCCATCATTTGATTTACCTGCAATATAACTATGGTCGAGCTGATTGTGTTTTCCGTAAAACTCGACCCACCTATCATTTTCCCATCTATTTGGTCGAGTAAAGCCATCAATAACACAACTGGTCACCCTAGAGTTATTCGCTATACTGTCTTTGCCAATCTTAAATCGGATAATACCTTTTTCCGGTGAATATCCATTTCGAAAATAAAGTCCGTTGACAACTATATATTCACCCCCTAAGTGAAGATTTGACTGCCCTTCAAAAAAGACTTTTCCCGGTGTTTCGGCCCGTAAGGTTATAGGCTTGTTCTCTGTACCCAAACCGTATAGCTTCATTTGAACATCTTTATAAACTCCATTAGCTATAACGATTTCGCTACCAGGCTCAACTTCACTTAATGCCTGCGTTAGCTCATCGCTATTTTTGACTAAAACCCCTGTAGATGCCGATTTTTCACCACATGAAAACAATAGCAGAAAAATTGCTAGAGCCATTAATTTATCTTGAATTCTCATTTCTTAAGAGTTTTAATCTAGTTCTACTTTATTTTTTGAATGGTATTCAAAGTACTTTCAACAAGCACTTTTAAACCATTAAAGTCTTGTGCTTTCAGAATTTCTTTGGAGATGAGTTTAGACCCCATTCCAACACAGGTAACGCCTGCATCGAACCAACCTTTTAAATTTTCTTCATCTGTGCTCACCCCACCGGTCGGCATGATACTTGTCCACGGTTGTGGCCCTTTTATTGCTTTTACAAATCCGGGACCGTAGGTAGAACCAGGAAAAAGTTTCACCACTTCACAACCGAGCTCTTCAGCAGCATTAATTTCAGTGAGAGAACCGCAGCCAGGTGACCATAATACTTTTCTACGATTGCAGACCTTGGCGATATCTTCCCTTAAAGATGGGGTTACAATGAAGTTTGCGCCCATCTGCATGAACATTGAAGCTGCACCTGCATCGGTTATCGAACCTACACCCATAATCATACCCGGAAGTTCTTTTACTGCGTATTTGTTCAGTTCTAAAAATACCTCATAAGCAAAATCGCCTCTTGCCGTAAATTCCATTAATCGTGCACCGCCATCAAAACAGGCTTTAAGCACCTTCTTTCCCAAAGCTATATCAGGGTGGTAAAAGAGAGGTACCATTCCTGTATCTTTCATTGTATTTACTACTTCAATTCTTGAATATTGTGCCATGATCAGCTACGCTCTATTTAAAATCTTATTAAAATCATATTTCTCAGGATGGTCTAGATATGCTTTTGCACGGTCATAGTCCGATTCGGTCAAGTAATTCAAATTTTGAAAGCAGAGTCTAGCAAATTCCGAATTGATATCTACTAATCTAGGTTCAATTTTACCTTCTTCATTTTGAAGATCGGTCAAGAAAAGGGGGGTTACTTCTCCACGTGAATTCGCGGTTACTATACATCCACTTAACCCCTCATCAAACAATTTCTTAACCCCGATACCGAGTAGGGTACATAAAGTCAGATCGAAACCGATGGGCCTGCAACACCGCAATTCATAACCCAATTCGACCGGTCTACTTTTTATTGTTATACCTAGTTCTTTTAAACGTGCCTGAACCAGTACATTAAAAATATGGGATTTGCTCACATTACCCAATTCAGGGTGACCATGATCATCGTAGGTGAAATTGATACCACAATTATCAAGTTCTGATTTTGGCATGATATGAAAAACCCCTTCACTGACCAAGGCAACACCATAATTGACATTCTCAATTTTTCGTTTTACCATCGATGAGATAATCAAATGAACTACCTTGTCGAAAGTAATATTGGTCTTGTCAAACATTTCAGGTATTACCATCATAGGAAAATGGCAACTAGTGGCGATACCGAATGCCAAGTGCCCCGCTGATCTACCCATAGTAGACATAACGAACCAGTTATTACTAGTACGGGAATCTTCATAAGTAGTATTACCTATGCGCACCCCTTCATCTTTTGCCGAATGAAAACCGAACGTGGGGTTTCTATCTGGTAACGGAAGATCATTATCGATAGTTTTGGGTACATGAATATTTGCTATGGCAATATTCTCTTTAGCTAGATAGGCCGTAATTCTATTGGCTGAAGAGGCAGTATCATCGCCACCGATACTTACCATTAACTTGACATTATTATCTAAGAACAAACGAGTATTCAACTTTTCGTTCTTAGGCTTAAAACGGCTCATAATCAAAGTAGAGCCCCCGCGACTAAAAATACGATCCGCATGAGCGAAATCGAACTCTTTAATTTGTGGTTCTTCTGAAAAAATGCCCTTAAAACCTTCATGTAGACCCAATACACGATAACCGTCTTTTAAAAAAATTTTGGCTACGGTACTTATAACCGCGTTGATACCGGGGGCTGGGCCCCCACCACAGAAAATTAATATAGATTTTTTCGAACTCATGGCGTTTTATCTCGCTACCCTTCCAGAGGCATCTCCACTCATTAACTTTTCAACCTCAGCTACTGTAGCCAAGTTGGCGTCACCTTTAATGGTATGCTTAAGGCACGAGGCGGCCACTGCGAAGTTCAAAGCATTCTGATCGTCTTCAGGGTACTTCAATAACCCATAAATCAATCCGCCCATAAACGAGTCGCCTCCCCCTACACGGTCAACGATATCTGTTATCTGATATTGGGGAGATTCGTACATGTTCTCACCATCGTATAGCACACCGGCCCAGGTATTATGAGAGGCACTAATAGAACCTCTCAACGTTGTGATCACTTTTTTGGCCTTCGGGAATTTCTTCATCATCTGTTTACAAACCGAAAGAAAAGCCTCCGCTTTTACATCGTGACCATGTTTATGAACATCTAGACCTTCGGGATGAATGCCAAAATGCTTTTCAGCATCTTCTTCATTACCCAAAACAATATCGCAATATGCTGTAAGCTCGGTCATAATCGCTTCTCGGTCACCACCATAATTCCAAAGTTTAGCACGGTAGTTCAAGTCCGTAGAAATTGTGATTCCTCTCTCGCTGGCAGCTTTTACGGCTTCAAGACAAGCATCTGCCGCACCTTGTGAAATGGCAGGCGTAATACCTGTCCAGTGAAACCACTCAACTCCCTCAAAAACATTGTCCCAATCGACCATTCCCTTTTCAATTTCCGCCATGGCGGAATGGGCTCTGTCATAGACTACCTTACTTCCTCTCGATACGGCCCCGGTCTCCAAGAAATAAATTCCTAGACGGTCGCCTCCATAGATAATTTTATCGACACCTACGCCTCTTTTTCGCATTTCCATCATGGCACATTCGCCAATATCATTCTTTGGCAAACGCGTCACAAAATCTACGGGAACGCCATAATTGGCAAGCGATACGGCTACATTCGACTCTCCGCCTCCATATATAACATCAAAAGAATTGGATTGAGAAAATCTTAAAAATCCCTGAGGAGCCAACCTCAACATTATCTCACCGAAGGTTACTACTTTTTTCATTTCAAATGGTATTGCTCTATTATTGTTCGTTAGTTGCTCTTTATTTAGATACCTAAAGCTTGCCCTCCGCCAATCTGAATAGTTTCAGCTGTAATAAACTTTGCATCGCTACTCGCTAAGAAAGATACCACACCGGCTACATCTTCGGGCTGACCTAATCTGCCTAGCATGATACTATTTGCCCAAGAAGCGAAAACTTCTGGTTTGGTCGCTTTGATCTGAGCATGAAAAGGGGTGTCAATCGTACCGGGAGATACCGCATTTACCCTAATACCGTACTCCGCCAAATCTTTTGCCAAAGCTTTGGTGATGGTATGAACACCGGCTTTAGATGTTCCATAGATTCCTGCTCCAGGCCCACCGGCTGTCCAAGCTGCGTTAGAAGTATAATTGATGATAGAAGCATCTTCTCCTTTTTTTAGAAAAGGAATTGCCGCCCTCGACGCAAAAAATGCCGAGTCGAGGTTTAATGCCATTACGGATCTATAAAATTCGGTAGTCATTTCTTCGAATCTTGATCTACCCCCTAGACCACCTGCATTGTTAACAAGGGTATCTATTTTACCATATTTCTCGCCGATTGCCTTTATATTCTTGGTAACGGCTTCTTCATTGGTAACATCGAAACCATAATATTCGGCCGTTACGCCTGCTTCGGTAAGTTCTTTTACTCTCTCCGCACCTGCTTCATCATCTATGCCATTAAGAATAACGGTGTACCCATCTTTTCCTAATCTTTTCGCTACGGCAAATCCGATACCTCCGGTCGCTCCTGTTATCACTGCTACTTTTGCTTTCATCTTACTATTGTTAATGTTTATTATCTTATTTATACTGATTCAATTTCTACTGGTCTTATTCTTTTGATTAATGCATAAATCGACAATACCGCCAATGGGGCCAATACTGCAATCACGATAAATGCCGGAGTATACGATACGGATGCTATCATTGGAATCAATGAATTCATAATGATTACAGAGACCGCCGCGACCGTACCTGCCAAGCCCGCCAAAGTACCTACTGACGGCCCTCGGAAGAGATCACTTGAAATCGTCTGAATATTGCCGATGGCAAACTGGAAGCCAAACAGCACCACGGCGACGATATAGATAAAGGTCATCGGGTTGTTTTCGGTCACCAAAAAGATTATTCCCAATAAGCCTGAGAAAATTAATGCCCCGCCAATAGTTATCGTAATCTTTCTTGCAGCATCTACTGTTTTTGTCTCCATTAGTTTACCGCTGTACCAACCACCGATGATACTACCGGCCATACCGCCCAAGTACGATATCCAAATTGTAGATCCGATTTCTTCTATACTAAAACCGAATTTAGAGTTTAGGTAAAGTGGCATCCACCCCACAAAAAGCCACCATATCGGTTCAATAAAAAAGCGCGACATGAGTACGCCCCATGATTCTTTGTAACTCAAAATTTTTGCTACGGAAAGCCCTTTCTCTTTATCTTCGATCGTCGGGTCTAAAACAATTTTATCCGCAAGGATCAATTTCTGCTCTTCTTCCGTTATCCATGGATGCCTTTCTGGTTTTGCTTTATTAATGAACAACCACGGAATTACCCATAGCAAACCGATAGCACCAATAATTATGAAGGTGGA
This window harbors:
- a CDS encoding 2-dehydro-3-deoxyphosphogluconate aldolase/(4S)-4-hydroxy-2-oxoglutarate aldolase, encoding MAQYSRIEVVNTMKDTGMVPLFYHPDIALGKKVLKACFDGGARLMEFTARGDFAYEVFLELNKYAVKELPGMIMGVGSITDAGAASMFMQMGANFIVTPSLREDIAKVCNRRKVLWSPGCGSLTEINAAEELGCEVVKLFPGSTYGPGFVKAIKGPQPWTSIMPTGGVSTDEENLKGWFDAGVTCVGMGSKLISKEILKAQDFNGLKVLVESTLNTIQKIK
- a CDS encoding TonB-linked SusC/RagA family outer membrane protein, translating into MKKTNPFKSKVPFWSFLLVMMVGSSLAFGQTDYTFTGVVSDGNDNTPIPGVSVFLENTSFGAVTDFDGNYVFKATLEDGEFTLLASYLGYSTKRTKINLGTAQNIVTDIVLTEDLLSLDEVVVTGSTVGVNKRTLGNAISSVKSEDLVNNGATAVDQAISGKITGALVQQNSGDPAGGISIRLRGPSTVLGSSDPLYIVDGIIVSNSSAELIDTGGNTQNRLADLNPNDVERIEIIKGAAAAAIYGSRASNGVVQIFTKKGKSGEPRFSFSTNAKVNELRKTIDYNTAPLAWEDPFDRTNLATVPTTRYDLQDDFFESAFGIENYLSVSGGNDKTSYFLSASHLDNEGIIKNTSFQRVGFKANLTQKAFDWLSVNAGLNYVRSNSKEIPNGGINSAYGAITGFVFSDNSIDPSPNESGVYPITSLLVPRTNPAEAVNRFDFGQKVNRIITSVGLDAQITENFTANYTLGLDFFNQSATAFIPINNTSPNGDGFARRSDLNNFQYNSDLNLTYKADLSEDISSTTTLGGSWQYEEFDRVGINANGLPPIVETATSGSIVEQGESRSQISYWGAFVQQTFSYKDKLYVNGALRSDGASTFGKDERSQLYAKASLSYIISEEDFWQNTFGDTFSTLKLRGSWGQAGNLTALSAFQRFTLLNPISINGSPGLVPSTQQGDLDIAPERQEEYEFGIDAGFFNNRLGLEFTYYKQEVTDLLLPRELSPSTGFSSRIENVGNLENEGLELLLKGSPVKSQDFSWDVTATYSKNNNVVTSVAGGGQFALAGSFSTNYVIEGEPLGVFYRQFYARDADGSISLDADGYPFAGTTEDGSSSKVIGDPNPEWFGSLINEFSYKNLSLRVQFDAVQGFDIFNWNRRLLDNVIFGGGSNVGEELLGNLPKGYGGAQAGIFEEFVEDGSFVKLRELSLSYNLPEPFESVDNIKVSLIGRNLFSWDDYSGYDPEINTAGQSNGVRGFDFAGVPIPRTYQLGLSVNF
- a CDS encoding 2-dehydro-3-deoxygluconokinase; this encodes MPKKLITFGEVMMRLSPPGYSKFAQATSLELVYGGGEANVAISCAYLGMKAAHVTRFPNNALGKAATQFLRKHWLSTEHVIYGGNMLGKYFLEKGAAHRSSEVIYEREGSAFSLIEPSMIDWQQALKGADWFHWTGITPAISEGAAKCCLEAIKTANKMGIKVSGDINSRDNMWKYGKTMQEVMPELVQNCDVVITSSRGIHEMFGVAAPEDKFREASKKLMDKFPKIKKVVGKTRKSISASHQQIQGKMWNGEEYIKTETLNITPVIDRVGTGDAFASGLIYGLLHYDNDLQALNFASSACALKHTVPGDVNMVSLENVTSLMEGDTSGAIKR
- a CDS encoding DeoR family transcriptional regulator, whose amino-acid sequence is MLKQERQRVIINEVALHNRVLLTDIAEVLNVSVDTIRRDVIQLDTEKKIKKVHGGAISLSYANDGIQQDNVYALNKKITIAKKAIQLLKSGNVIIIHGGTTCLELAKNIPSNISLTCFTMSLPIALELAKKPKVEVIIVGGTLSKESLISSGANAIHNLSKIKVDYSFIGTGYVDAEYGLTEFDWESVQVKKAVIQSSKKAVLLTISEKLNSQNRYKTCDLQEISIMATELNASDDKLMNFREKNVVLL
- a CDS encoding poly(beta-D-mannuronate) lyase; the encoded protein is MRIQDKLMALAIFLLLFSCGEKSASTGVLVKNSDELTQALSEVEPGSEIVIANGVYKDVQMKLYGLGTENKPITLRAETPGKVFFEGQSNLHLGGEYIVVNGLYFRNGYSPEKGIIRFKIGKDSIANNSRVTSCVIDGFTRPNRWENDRWVEFYGKHNQLDHSYIAGKSNDGVTLMVYHTGNENTNNHHQIVNNYFGPRPRKGGPRAETLRTGGSETSMTPGYVNVSNNFFEACNGEVEIISDKTNFNSFTNNIFYKCEGSLVLRHADYATVDGNIFIGGDDSNFYGGIRLVNTGHWITNNYFYKIRGEEFRSSLAVMNGIPKSSLNRYKQVTDAVVAYNTWVDCLSPWQIGVGQNKASADVLPASEIRSAPPIRTTIANNFIYNTKADKSPVVNHDDINGVLFENNILDNYGSAFNQFESLQNEEVKVKQVNEWLFVPEEGQDDILAEVFDGYDFKRIEKDLFGSSRGDKNRVGAIADLSRANNYEIDRTKYGPEWFSPDKEASEPNILSATSAEGELQNTITQAKDGDVVELSDEVYTLKTSLKIDKNITIRSKSNDKVQIVYEGKENTPAFQMNPTGVLHMNNVTLTGQENQLAFAPLEKNMSSAYNLDIENCVIEDFEYVLKATTGSFADSLDFKNSLIQNCKNGFVLAAEEKGNYNAEMVTFDSCEFKNVDQNVIHFYRGGYDESTIGGYLTVKNSTFTASGSSDKSSTLIKTPGIINVNLEDNTFQNNQVKLVALLWGAKNNTHSGNEISNSGKIEVQQNIELKLLY